A portion of the Colius striatus isolate bColStr4 chromosome 1, bColStr4.1.hap1, whole genome shotgun sequence genome contains these proteins:
- the LOC133626834 gene encoding lactosylceramide 4-alpha-galactosyltransferase-like yields the protein MSNCLPKRTTLELSQRLKTLFVLTILFVSIVSVMFYWRTGQDTKGQVYSLPSQNGSAQLLLHLPHATAGGPSLSPGDVFFVETSERTNPSYLFTCSVESAARMHPGTRIVVLMKGLANGNASLPKHWAFSLLSSLPNVEFQTLNLTELFSRTPLAKWYFQTQQRPGPYFLAHLSDACRITIMWKFGGIYLDTDFIVLKNLKNLTNALGIQSQNELNGAFLSFEPKHEFMELCLQDFADNYKGWIWAHQGPLLLTRVFKKWCSISEIQNGMNCKGVSALAPEAMYPVPWRNWKKLFETISSLELQKLLKNTYAVHVWNKLSHGTRLEITSQALLAQLYSQFCPATYTRMKNDFKEQSGHAM from the coding sequence ATGTCCAACTGCCTGCCCAAACGAACTACACTGGAGCTCAGCCAGAGACTGAAAACTCTGTTTGTCCTCACCATTCTGTTTGTGTCCATTGTCTCTGTCATGTTCTACTGGAGAACAGGGCAGGATACTAAAGGACAGGTCTACAGCTTGCCTAGTCAAAACGGGTCTGCTCAGCTTTTACTTCACCTTCCCCACGCCACTGCCGGTGGgccttccctttccccagggGATGTGTTTTTTGTGGAGACGTCAGAGAGAACTAACCCCAGTTACCTGTTCACGTGCTCTGTGGAGTCAGCAGCCAGGATGCACCCAGGGACAAGGATTGTGGTGCTCATGAAAGGCTTGGCAAATGGGAATGCCTCGTTACCCAAACACTGGGCATTCTCATTACTGAGCAGCTTGCCTAATGTGGAATTCCAGACACTCAACCTGACAGAGCTTTTCTCTAGAACACCTCTGGCTAAGTGGTACTTTCAGACTCAGCAGCGCCCAGGGCCTTATTTCTTAGCTCATCTTTCTGATGCCTGCAGAATTACCATAATGTGGAAATTTGGTGGCATCTATCTGGACACAGACTTTATTGTACTTAAGAACTTAAAGAACCTCACCAACGCACTCGGTATCCAGTCTCAGAATGAACTGAATGGGGCCTTTCTGTCCTTCGAACCCAAACATGAGTTCATGGAGCTTTGCTTACAGGACTTTGCAGATAACTACAAAGGCTGGATATGGGCACATCAGGGCCCACTGCTGCTAACACGtgtcttcaagaagtggtgctccATCAGTGAGATCCAGAACGGTATGAACTGCAAAGGCGTGAGTGCTCTTGCCCCAGAAGCCATGTATCCTGTTCCCTGGCGGAACTGGAAGAAGCTATTTGAAACCATCAGCTCCTTGGAGCTTCAGAAGCTTCTTAAGAACACGTATGCAGTGCACGTGTGGAACAAACTGAGCCACGGCACAAGGCTAGAGATCACATCCCAGGCTTTGCTGGCTCAGCTGTATTCTCAGTTCTGCCCTGCCACATACACAAGGATGAAGAATGATTTCAAAGAGCAGTCGGGGCATGCAATGTGA
- the A4GALT gene encoding lactosylceramide 4-alpha-galactosyltransferase isoform X1, with amino-acid sequence MLGCDTTSSTESTILKITTIVLGKQALMGARILRKPNCLLKLTRVMLSHKFGALVILTFKFMSFASIILYWRITEDPKSRGQVYSSPGEIHCTHSVPSPPHAAADGPPTSSGDVFFVETSERINPSYLFTCSVESAARTHPGTKIVVLMKGLANGNASLPNHWGFSLLSCFPNVEIRHLDLPELFSETPLAKWYLQAQQRWEPYFLPVLSDACRIAIMWKFGGIYLDTDFIVLKSLKNLTNALGIQSKYVLNGAFLSFKPKHKFMELCMQDFVDNYNSWIWGHQGPQLLTRVFKKWCSIRSLQSSMSCKGVSALPREAFYPIRWQDWKKYFEVVSSSELHHLFNNTYAVHVWNKKSQGTRLEITSQALLAQLYSHFCPATYQIMRQDYKQQ; translated from the exons ATGCTGGGATGTGACACAACTTCTTCCACAGAAAGTACTATACTAAAG aTCACGACGATTGTCTTGGGAAAGCAGGCTCTGATGGGAGCGAGAATTCTCAGGAAGCCCAACTGCCTGCTAAAACTGACGAGGGTGATGTTGAGCCACAAGTTTGGGGCTCTGGTTATCCTCACCTTTAAGTTCATGTCCTTTGCCTCCATCATATTGTACTGGAGAATCACGGAGGACCCTAAGAGCAGAGGCCAGGTCTACAGCTCGCCTGGTGAAATCCACTGCACTCACTCTGTGCCTTCTCCTCCCCATGCTGCTGCCGATGGGCCCCCCACTTCCTCGGGGGATGTGTTTTTTGTGGAGACATCAGAGAGAATTAATCCCAGTTACCTGTTCACATGCTCTGTGGAGTCAGCAGCCAGGACACATCCAGGGACAAAGATTGTGGTGCTCATGAAAGGCTTGGCAAATGGGAATGCCTCATTACCCAACCACTGGGGCTTCTCATTGCTGAGCTGCTTCCCCAATGTGGAAATCCGACACCTGGACTTGCCAGAGCTTTTCTCTGAAACACCCCTGGCTAAGTGGTACTTGCAGGCTCAGCAGCGCTGGGAGCCTTATTTCTTACCTGTCCTCTCTGATGCCTGCAGAATTGCCATAATGTGGAAATTTGGTGGCATCTACCTGGACACAGACTTTATTGTACTTAAGAGCTTAAAGAATCTCACCAATGCACTCGGTATCCAGTCCAAATATGTACTGAATGGGGCCTTTCTGTCATTTAAGCCCAAACACAAGTTCATGGAGCTTTGCATGCAGGACTTTGTGGATAACTACAACAGCTGGATCTGGGGGCACCAGGGCCCACAGCTGCTAACACGtgtcttcaagaagtggtgctctATCAGGAGTCTTCAGAGCAGTATGAGCTGTAAAGGAGTGAGTGCTCTGCCTCGTGAGGCTTTTTATCCCATTCGATGGCAGGACTGGAAGAAGTACTTTGAAGTGGTCAGCTCTTCAGAGCTTCACCACCTCTTTAATAATACCTATGCAGTACATGTGTGGAACAAGAAGAGCCAAGGGACAAGGCTAGAGATCACGTCCCAGGCTTTGCTGGCTCAGCTGTATTCTCACTTCTGCCCTGCCACATACCAAATTATGAGGCAGGACTATAAACAGCAGTGA
- the A4GALT gene encoding lactosylceramide 4-alpha-galactosyltransferase isoform X2, with protein sequence MGARILRKPNCLLKLTRVMLSHKFGALVILTFKFMSFASIILYWRITEDPKSRGQVYSSPGEIHCTHSVPSPPHAAADGPPTSSGDVFFVETSERINPSYLFTCSVESAARTHPGTKIVVLMKGLANGNASLPNHWGFSLLSCFPNVEIRHLDLPELFSETPLAKWYLQAQQRWEPYFLPVLSDACRIAIMWKFGGIYLDTDFIVLKSLKNLTNALGIQSKYVLNGAFLSFKPKHKFMELCMQDFVDNYNSWIWGHQGPQLLTRVFKKWCSIRSLQSSMSCKGVSALPREAFYPIRWQDWKKYFEVVSSSELHHLFNNTYAVHVWNKKSQGTRLEITSQALLAQLYSHFCPATYQIMRQDYKQQ encoded by the coding sequence ATGGGAGCGAGAATTCTCAGGAAGCCCAACTGCCTGCTAAAACTGACGAGGGTGATGTTGAGCCACAAGTTTGGGGCTCTGGTTATCCTCACCTTTAAGTTCATGTCCTTTGCCTCCATCATATTGTACTGGAGAATCACGGAGGACCCTAAGAGCAGAGGCCAGGTCTACAGCTCGCCTGGTGAAATCCACTGCACTCACTCTGTGCCTTCTCCTCCCCATGCTGCTGCCGATGGGCCCCCCACTTCCTCGGGGGATGTGTTTTTTGTGGAGACATCAGAGAGAATTAATCCCAGTTACCTGTTCACATGCTCTGTGGAGTCAGCAGCCAGGACACATCCAGGGACAAAGATTGTGGTGCTCATGAAAGGCTTGGCAAATGGGAATGCCTCATTACCCAACCACTGGGGCTTCTCATTGCTGAGCTGCTTCCCCAATGTGGAAATCCGACACCTGGACTTGCCAGAGCTTTTCTCTGAAACACCCCTGGCTAAGTGGTACTTGCAGGCTCAGCAGCGCTGGGAGCCTTATTTCTTACCTGTCCTCTCTGATGCCTGCAGAATTGCCATAATGTGGAAATTTGGTGGCATCTACCTGGACACAGACTTTATTGTACTTAAGAGCTTAAAGAATCTCACCAATGCACTCGGTATCCAGTCCAAATATGTACTGAATGGGGCCTTTCTGTCATTTAAGCCCAAACACAAGTTCATGGAGCTTTGCATGCAGGACTTTGTGGATAACTACAACAGCTGGATCTGGGGGCACCAGGGCCCACAGCTGCTAACACGtgtcttcaagaagtggtgctctATCAGGAGTCTTCAGAGCAGTATGAGCTGTAAAGGAGTGAGTGCTCTGCCTCGTGAGGCTTTTTATCCCATTCGATGGCAGGACTGGAAGAAGTACTTTGAAGTGGTCAGCTCTTCAGAGCTTCACCACCTCTTTAATAATACCTATGCAGTACATGTGTGGAACAAGAAGAGCCAAGGGACAAGGCTAGAGATCACGTCCCAGGCTTTGCTGGCTCAGCTGTATTCTCACTTCTGCCCTGCCACATACCAAATTATGAGGCAGGACTATAAACAGCAGTGA